Genomic segment of Tachysurus fulvidraco isolate hzauxx_2018 chromosome 22, HZAU_PFXX_2.0, whole genome shotgun sequence:
TCCCTTAGTACACACATGATCCTTAATCCCCCCATagtgcttctctctctctctctctctctctctctctctctcgctctctcacacacacacacacagcacctgAGACCCCTCTTAATCCTTCCCCTGCTGGGGGAACAAAAACAGCCACTTTTGCACTACTGAACTCGTTCCTGTTTATAAACACCTCTTTAGTTGTTGATGGCTCGCGCTCGCCGTCAGTCCTCTCACATCCTGCTTTGACGTTCTCGCTCACCCGAATAAGCGTATATTGTCACGTGGTCACACCGACGCCCAAGCATCGTCAAGACCGAACGACTGACGGCGATTTTCCGAGCCGATTCGTATTCATATGAATTCGATTCgttgcacctctaatgacctcGACCCTGGGGCAAGCGGTGCCTAGATGCGAGGGTTTAAACGTCTTTACAGGGTTCGAGAAGTTTGTTCATATTTACGCCAACATTTTAAACAGACAGCAAATGGCTACGATTTCTGGTTCTCCTCAAACTTTCAGGGCTATTATGGTTTAAACCCGGGTTCGTTGTTAGCGGAAAACCCTGACACGAGGACCAAACGAAGCAGGGGATCACTGTGGCGTTACATCACTAGATACCACAACGTGTATATGATATTCAGTACAAACCTGTTCGTCTCCAATATGGTGGACGTGCTGAAGTGTCAGCGTCGCTAATAAAAGTGACTGATAATGCAGGCGAAGCCCCTGTGATTCATCCCAACCTCATACTACAGTACTAGTTACCAGATAGGTCTAATATTTAGTACATGATCTGGACTTAGCTCTGTAAGTAAATCAGAGCTCCTCCCGTTGGCTGTAATGAAGCGACCCATCGTACGTTACCACCGACACGACTGTATAATTAAGGGGGCGGAGTATTACGTAGGCTTCTGGAATTTTTAGCTTGATTAGCGAGCGTGGAAAGAAAATTTGACCGATGATTTATGCACACGCCTCTGACCGAGAGCCAATCAAACACTAATGGTGCTCATCACATTcccattcatgtgtgtgtgtgtgtgtgttaacggAATTGTCTCTGTGACCCATCCTGCAGCTGCTAATCAGATTCTCACTAACTGACTGATACCATTCACCCTACAGTAAACTTTTGaactgtttaatgtgtgtgtgtgtgtgtgtgtgtgtgtgtgtgtgcacgcgcatgtgcgtgtgtgctcaCCGTAACTGCGTCAGTGCCACCTGTAGGAAGTCGAGCGCCGTGTCAAGCTCTTTAGCGCCGCAGGCAGGTAGCAGCAGACTAAACCCTTCGTTAATCAGCTTCTCTTCAGACAGACACAAGGTGGCGCTGCTCTGCCACACCTGGCCCACACCTTCCAAGTAGGCGGAGATTAACCGCCATAGCTCTGCCCTCCTCGGCACAGGTGTAGTCTTCAGGTAAAACTCTCGTGCGGCACTGCTGAAGCAGGTGGAGATCCTTGTAGCAACCCCACCTAAGTCCACACCGCGCTCCACGAACCCGAGCAGCAGTGCCATTCGACCTCGCCACGACATCACTGCGGTCGCCGCGGGTAGCCGTAGGGCTAAAAGATCGAAGGCGCGGTCTGTGGCGTCCTCCAGGTCAGCGCACAGAGACAGAACCAGGAAGAGGAGCAAGAAGTGATGTAGTCCGCTCTCTGACAGCTCTGCCATGCGACGCTCGTGGAACTTGGAGTAGATTCtagagggaaaagagagagagagagagagagagagagagagagagagagagagagagagagagagagagagagagagagagaccaaaatGAAGtgagaaacaaggggaaaaaataataaatggaaacaGAAAGACATGGAACGTGCAAAACAATGTgtcatgtgtgagtgtgtgtttgattagaccacgtgtgtgtgacagaccgtgtatgtaaatgtgtctGACGGAGCACATACTGAacagagagtctgtgtgtgtgtgtgagagagagaaaaaaagagagagagagagagagagagagagagagagagagatcctccAGGGCAGGAGGGTTAAATGGCTTTAAAGATCATTTGAAATGTCAGAAACAGTGAGACACACCACGCTGCTGTAGCTCTACAGACatacgaacacaaacacacacacaaacacacatccctCACTGCAGCTTTGGGAGGGGACTAGAAATCAATACGGCCCCCTACAGACACCGATACGCCACAGAGTCCGACAGACCGAGTGCATCACCACGGACTGTTTTATTCCATCACTCATCAGACTCTAAATTGTGACACTCGCCGCTCGCACTTAAGTCGGACGACTCGGATGATCTAGGAGCTGTGAACGTGCTGAGAgctcacagcatggaagctcatgTCTATCATCAGCTCAACAAGCAGCCCTGCTCGGATAGACAACATCTAGACGGACGTTCTGTCGTGCCTGCCACGTCGGAACCTCGAAATCTGACTCGAGTCCGATCGGTCTCTGAACTAGCTGAGTGAGattgttgaaaataaataaataaataaataaataaatgaggcaATGAAAGAACTGTTTTACATCGAATCAGGAACAGGAAGCATTTCCCACCAGCAGTGCAACTTTATGTGCATGAACTCACAGAAGCATCCAAGACTTTCATGTGCTGCCAGCAGCTTATTTGCATGTCCACATTTTGTCTTAAACGGTGTGATGCTGCACAAGGCTTGTGTTTGTCTGCCATCGATCTATAAATGCGACTGAATGGTATACACATGTGAACGGTATATTAACCATGTTACCGGACACTGAATGAGAAAcgacacacttttttttttttttttttggcccacctgtctgtttgtttgcgtatctgtttatttttgtttgtttatcccAAACAGCTTTTCTTCACAGATGAACAGATGCTGCAGATTCTAGAGTCagaactgaacacactctccCTGCTGGTCTTAttaatgccacacacacacacacacacacacacacaccccgacccACAATCCGCCGCAGGCTCTGCGTGTGTGCTGGATCCTGACCAGCTCGTCTCCCGCCCCGGTGCTGCTGGAGAAGTGAGCGTCTTCGTTAAGGAGAATTAACCGCCATGCTCGTTAGCTAATTAGCCTTCGTGTGTGTTTCACGTTCCAAACAGCAGGAAGTCATTATGCAGATTTATTCcattccaaacacacacacacaaacatgcagacagacagacaagcgcgcacacacacacacacacaaacacacacacctgccctTGATCTGCCTCCAGGGGGCGCCATTATCCTGCTTCAGGTGCAGCGCGAGCATCTGCAGGAAAATAAGGAAGGAATTGGTGGAGCGGTAGAGGTTGGTGTGATGAGTGGAGTTcagaggggcggggctacagcAACTCTTGGCCTGCTCCAAAAGAGCCAGTGGGGTGGAGCCGATGCTGGCCAATCCAGACACACCTAACCAGGGGACTGAGAACGATCCGTTCTGCAGACATACcgaaaaatatatgaataaaaatagaaaaaaaatgaaacacatcAACGAAGTAATTTACTAGGGTACTAAAGGCTTAGCTTAAGGAGGTGTGACGCACCAGGTTTTTGCTGAAAAAATCCCAAAGAGTGTTGATGGCACTGAGGCTGGGTGCCCACACCATACTGAGGGTCAGACAGCAATGAACGTACATCCGCATCTGCTCCTCCTGAACCGCTGCCTGGACGGACGGCCATATATTCGGTACGTAACATAAGCacagataccacagcactgaTGAATGTGTTGTTCTTTAAACTAGTAAAAAAATAACTCTAGTATTTTAAAATTGCTGCGATTTTGCAAAAGTAAAAGCTCCGATGCTGCCGTAGCCTTTGCAGATCGTTAGGACCACAGTGACAGCCTGCAAACTACTCTGGATCTCGGCTGATATAAACTAAATGACATGGAAAGCTTCCTGAAATTGCtcgtgtaaataaaaaaaactatacgtGACACTCGTTATCTCCATTTCATGCGATTAGATCCGAGAGGTGTTGGACAATAAGGGAGTATAAACACACCTTCGCGTCACAGCTGGACTTCAGCAGAACACACACGAAACTCCAGTTGTCCTGCAGCtgtttctacaaaaaaaaaaaagaaaccttttaTTGACACGTAAACAAGTTACACGCAAATAAACACCGTAAGACAAGATGATTATCATAATCATGAGTGACTATAAAGTGTTTACGTGCCACCGTTGAACCGGGTGTGATGCTGTGTTTTAAGACCATTTACGTGTTAGACTACGTccttattttattcacatttatcaTCAACTCTGCAGAAAATTGTCTGGAAATTGATGGGGATCGTATTTAGACCAAAAGGAAGACAAAAGTAAAGAAGAACGATTCGAAGACCCGTCTGTGTCTTGCCTCGTTTTGAAGCACTCCGTTATGGTTGCACGTTCCGAGCTGTGCGAGGTGCGTGATCAGCCACCACGTGAAGCCGAGCACGTCTTTACAGTGCGTCGCGACTCCCGATGGCGCCCCCTTGAGTATGGAGCTGAGCAGTGCATTCACGTAGCCCCAAAACGTCTGTGAAAACACCACATGGTATATCACGTTTCCATTAGAAAGACAGAACGGGTTTTTATCTATCACTGATCTACTCCAGATACCTGCCTACAACAGACTGGCTAAGTTAGCTAGCAAACCGGTGTTGTACGTAAAGCTTTAAGTGTAATAAACGTTGCTTTGTGCTCAATAAGGAATTTAAcaggcacatgatgtagagtgaacacgagtgtgtgtttatatactgcgCATTTCTTTTCCTGTAATGATGCAGGAACTGCATTCGCAACCAGCAAATGAAGCTTATTAAAGAGACAGCAGGACATCAGGTAACACGCTGCCCTAGTCCATTCTGGTGGTTATTTTAGCACCGGAAAATTAGCCTTCCTGTGCCGAACTCTCAGGAGGAATTCTGGGGAAAATTACGACCTTTATTGACTGCTGCCGAATTCAAAACGGTAACATAATGACAGAAATCAGCCCACGGTTTTTGCGGAACGTCGGCGGAACGGATAAAAGCGCATCGGCGAAGGCTAAACGACGGACGTGTGTCACACGTGTGTACCTGCGTGTGTAGGGTTTTGCTTCGGTGTTCCAGAAAGTGGATGAGAAGAATCCAAATCTCTTTAGTGCACAAACACTGATAATGATGGCTCGCCGACACCTCTGTGGGTCTCACCTAGAGGAACAGGGGGAGAAATCGCTTCATGTAAGAACATACGCAGATGTATTAGGTTCGTTTAGAACAtcgaatgaaaataaaaaaatttcacaGCGGATCCACTTGCAAATGGTGTCTGAGCCGATCCAAGCTCACacctctctacacacacacacacacacaccttgctgtACTTGTTCATTGACAGAGTAATAAGGTCACACAGCAGGTTGTTGAGATGATCTTCAAACAGACTGACGTTGGTAAGGGTTTCCCCCGTTAGATCAACAAACTGCTGCGCGTACACAACCTGACCTGTGGGTTAAAAAAGGAGCACATTTCAGACATTAGGAAATTTGCTGCATTGGTACAAGAGCTGATTCTTTCACTCAGGGATTTTCACTCACTACACAGAAATTCGTATTATCTCTAGCCATGACGGCACAGCGTTCACCGAAGTTTGATAAATTACCCATCATTTTCTGTCCCAAAATGTGCAGGATCTCCAGGATGGACCAGTGGACGTCCAAATGAAGGTGCAGTAAATGCCATGATGGAGGGAAAAGCTGAAGAACAAAATGATGCGGTAAAAATCGTCACCAAAGCTCAAAAAAAGATAATCGTATATTCGGTGCATATCAGGATGCGGGTCTGAAGCCTGACCAAAGATGCAGGGATGTTAAACAAACACGAACcctcagagagagggagggattaAACACTCACTCTCCGCTGTCAATCACCACACCGCTAGCCAATCGCAGGTGACTAtgagcttgtgtatgtggaagagggcagatagcgcAGGCCGTTCAGTGCTGATGATCAGATTTCATGTTATCGTTGTACTGGATCACAGTTAGCAATTAGCAAGTGTCTCATTTTCTCAGTTACTGTGCCTTTATTTGCATATAAGGAGACTTGTGTATACTTGCGGTCCAAATCTTAAGCCTCGGATGTTAGCTATCTAAAAATagcagttgcctagcaacagagGTTTCAGCACATTAATCGTTTTATTTAGTGAGCGTATCGTGCGGTGAGTACACAGGTTCCGTTTAGGGTTCcgtgaaaatatttaaacatgaaaGAACCCCCGTCGTTAAAGAAGCGTTCAGCGTTTGGAGTTAGAGTTTAAGCGTAAAATGGTCAGCGGTTTATGAAGAACGTGACGTTGTGTACCTTTCCCTGGTGATGGATAGTGAAAGCGCTTTGGACGTTTGCGGGTAAATCTTTAAGTCTGCCCATGAGCAGCGTGACGCCGAGGAGCTGCTCCAATAAAGTGGACGGAAACTGCACCTCCAGGTGTGAGAACGAAGGGCACAACTCGTCCGGCAACGTGTGAGGCGCCTCTAAATACCTGAGGACGACATCAGGAGAACAGCAGATTCGCATGATTTAAAAAGACAGACGGAAACCtgtgaaccccccccccccccccccattttcagACTCCCGTTTACTCCCTGTAAAATTTCCATTtttcatctcatctctctcttttttttttaattcaactgagcaactgaggattaagggccttgctcaggggcccattgATGGCAGCTTGTCTTGATCTGTAGGGATGTAAAGAGTTACCTGTAAATAAAGACTCTAATGTAGGTGAGAAACAGCACACACTGCTGCCTCAGTTCCTCTGCTTCATAATGAAGGCTACTCGCTTGACCTAAAAGTGGAGACAGAAAGCGTTAATGAGAACGttttaaacagacagacatttgTTCGTACGCCTATAAGAGCCTAGAAAAAAAGCATGGTGCGAATAGATCACACCAGTGCTAActgaatgtttataaatgtcTGGAAACGATAAGAATGTGCCAGTAAGTGATTATATTTTACGGCTtgcagtcccagtgaaggaggcgtgacATCAGTTTTCTTCAGTTTCACACAGAGAGGTGCAGGTTTGTTCATTAAAGCACCTGTAACACTGCCATACCTAATAAACTCATTACCATGTCTATATCACCGCTGTGATGAGAACGGTACACCGCTCAAATCCTTTCTGTTCAGCGGTGCTCCTACAGCGCCCCCTTCGCAGTGATGGATGCGATAGAGGTGGACCGACGCAAGCGACGGACGCACGAACGGTTAGAATTGTACATTTACGGAGTAGATAATTCTTCTGTAATTCTGCTTACCAAAATCGTTGGAGCTCGACTGAACCAGAGTTCCCAGCTTGAAGACTTTTTGTCTGAAAGGAGCGAACAGATTGAGAAATTAAGACACAGCCGACGGGTATGGCAGTCGCACAAATCGCCTGCTCACACACAATCTGCACTCACCTGAACAAGCCAAACAGAAGCTGAGTGGACTCCAGCAACGCCGTCTCCGTCACCCAGGAAAAGCCGAACAGATCCACGGTGTCTACTTCGAAGTCGCAGGGAGCCGGATCCAACTTCAGCAGCAACCTGGAGGAGACGTGCAACTATTTATATGAAGACTCGACACTCTTTATTGTAACGGTCAGCCTTTATGAGCGGTGTCGTCCGATGTGTTAGGGAGTTACCCATAATGCCCTGAGCAACAGTGCAGTTTACATCTGTGGCCTCGTACCTCTTTAGGACGCCTCGGCTGACGTAGCCATCCGACGACAGGGTTTGCGCTTCTTCCCTGCCTTTTTCAAAAGCGCACGAGAAGCACGGCGGCTGAGCGAGGGACGAGTCGCCGAGCTCCTCGGCCATAAAGGGCGAGACGGGTGGAGTGAGCGACTGACTGAAATCGTCCTCCATGTTACTGCGGGAATAAAGTAGAACGTTTCTCCGTCAATATAACACGAGCATGACGTatcgctttaaaaaaaataaaataaatctaattcagAATTACAGCACTAGgttaacacaataacacacaaactGGAGTACTGAGTTAACGAGTCATGGGTTcgctataaataaacaattactaCTTATAGCTGCTTATAGATGGTTTATGGCTGCTATAATGCAATGACAGGAATGAAGATTATAAATATCTaacaatttgtattttttcagtTTCTCTATAGACCTGATCCAAGTCCTTGCAATGAGATTTCTATCCTATtgtgattattatatttatagagACCCAAGTGCTGCTCGACACAAACGACAGACGTCACGAATCCAAACAAAAGCTCAcgtaggaggaaaaaaagaaaaatgactttGGCACATTTGAAAGGAAGGCAGCCGATCGATTCCCACTCCATCCTGTGAGACATTTAGCTTGATTTCACCCCCCCCCTTTTTGTAAACAAATGTCAATTTCTTATCCACGAATCCTTTTAATTCAaggattaaataaaacactgcaaaaaaaaaaaagattgatttttttgtatcaCAGCAGGAAAAACATTACGTAGAGCTTACTAAAAAAGGGAAGAGatcctaaacacacaaacacacacgtagaAAATCtgattatcacacacacacacacaaaaaaaaattctatatcaATAGATATGGCATCTATATCAATAAGTACGAAGCCAGGATTTGATGGTAAATATCCTACACAGACACGCCACATGTACAGGTATTACACAACGACTAcaattttatattgtattttcaaatttttgtttttattatgttattttcCACTTgatgttccacacacacacacacacacacacacacacacacacacacacacacaactatgtGTGAGTAGATAGTGAAAGAAGTAAAGATGACTGTATTATAAAATTCGTTTGAGGTACAGCTACCGGGTGACATAGGCTACGTAGTGCGGTATTTGGGATTCCCTTTGGGATATTTATCCGTGTAACTATTCCCTATTTGAAGTATTAATCAGAGAAGCGAATGTCTATATGaagctaccaccaccatgtttcttCCTCCCTCCACCTCACGGTTCTGCCACGTTCCCTCCGTTTGATTTTTGTTAAAGGATTTTCGTGTTTCGTGGGATATTCGTGGCAACGTTTGGACATTTTCGATGCATTTGGACCAAACTACATCTCATTTGTTTTCACAGAACTTTGTCCTATCTTGACGACAGCTCCTTGATCTGgtagcagagatgggggactcgagtcatatgacttgactcgattcagacttaagtcgcatatttgagacttgcttgacaaatattaaaaaaagactcgacttgacattcataaCTTGAaccttgactcggacttgagttaaatgactcagagatgggggactcgacttgactcgattcagacttaagtcgcatattggagacttgagacttgcttgacaaatattaaaa
This window contains:
- the mms22l gene encoding protein MMS22-like — its product is MEDDFSQSLTPPVSPFMAEELGDSSLAQPPCFSCAFEKGREEAQTLSSDGYVSRGVLKRLLLKLDPAPCDFEVDTVDLFGFSWVTETALLESTQLLFGLFRQKVFKLGTLVQSSSNDFGQASSLHYEAEELRQQCVLFLTYIRVFIYRYLEAPHTLPDELCPSFSHLEVQFPSTLLEQLLGVTLLMGRLKDLPANVQSAFTIHHQGKLFPPSWHLLHLHLDVHWSILEILHILGQKMMGQVVYAQQFVDLTGETLTNVSLFEDHLNNLLCDLITLSMNKYSKVRPTEVSASHHYQCLCTKEIWILLIHFLEHRSKTLHTQTFWGYVNALLSSILKGAPSGVATHCKDVLGFTWWLITHLAQLGTCNHNGVLQNEKQLQDNWSFVCVLLKSSCDAKAAVQEEQMRMYVHCCLTLSMVWAPSLSAINTLWDFFSKNLNGSFSVPWLGVSGLASIGSTPLALLEQAKSCCSPAPLNSTHHTNLYRSTNSFLIFLQMLALHLKQDNGAPWRQIKGRIYSKFHERRMAELSESGLHHFLLLFLVLSLCADLEDATDRAFDLLALRLPAATAVMSWRGRMALLLGFVERGVDLGGVATRISTCFSSAAREFYLKTTPVPRRAELWRLISAYLEGVGQVWQSSATLCLSEEKLINEGFSLLLPACGAKELDTALDFLQVALTQLRRVQQCSQCTSATFPPNVVKERHLAVAVTLWTHFLPFLRSLRISQTSPEELAHAAAGFTLLALDLPNSAPQDLQPRPLPAMIQCFGWDEMLRPVLVTRYLNTLLQNQELVRKISSAGDSAQALCVRSWIRCILLQHQHNNTDTHNRRSERTLEEQLAEMTALILRLPEVESLLQRAGTNANTTAAIQEPKAALTLFIKCVGRVYCGLQQQAERVSLACKALEYVGDIMKFIKPNMVNKSTEGLHITYWTLGCIVKHWSPLLATSKAQSLLLRIIDVLLLPHSLLQDKAPPSQQLSAIRDTLPLYLQGLSAVVGVSQTQLSYLKQQLRNVITQYLSRFLPAAPTAGAVANHPVLLAGCEAKPTTRGAALRRTILQALRENFLQFRGHAPPPRLAAVLTFLLELLRRNNDTDPTLLTVPLAHVLRCMMLVNEPQVRKLSTESVQLIVERCSSAGREEPCDQLITVLRTFVEENEGVYELQMYGALETVAVLSPSAVSALIPGLSRSLRDTEQKRGIGKNTSLRNAYRNLLALLGDAGQAEIIILEED